A single bacterium DNA region contains:
- a CDS encoding acetyltransferase: MSERILVLGAGGHAKVVVSTLQDAGRKPHKVLDDDSAKWAKQVLNTPIGGPITDLAKESPDCVITAFGDNRLRAEKAGSMTVNWTTAVHPTAYVHPSAVLGPGTLVCAGAIVQPGARIGAHAIINTGASIDHDCELGDFVHLAPGARLAGNVRVGPGTLIGIGSVVVPGVVIGEWARLGAGAAVTGDLPSNCIAVGVPARLLEVVG, from the coding sequence ATGAGTGAGCGAATTCTGGTGCTCGGCGCCGGTGGCCACGCCAAGGTGGTTGTGAGCACCTTGCAGGATGCCGGACGTAAGCCCCACAAGGTCCTCGACGACGACTCGGCAAAATGGGCAAAGCAGGTTTTGAACACGCCTATCGGTGGCCCGATTACCGACCTAGCCAAGGAGAGTCCCGATTGCGTCATCACGGCATTCGGTGACAACCGGCTGCGTGCCGAGAAGGCCGGCTCCATGACCGTCAACTGGACTACCGCGGTCCACCCGACGGCGTACGTTCATCCTTCGGCGGTGCTCGGACCCGGCACGCTCGTCTGCGCCGGCGCCATCGTCCAACCGGGAGCCCGCATCGGCGCCCATGCCATCATCAACACCGGCGCGAGCATCGACCACGACTGCGAGCTCGGTGATTTTGTCCATCTCGCGCCCGGCGCCCGCCTGGCCGGCAACGTACGTGTCGGACCCGGAACGCTCATCGGCATCGGCTCGGTGGTTGTCCCCGGGGTGGTCATAGGCGAGTGGGCAAGACTCGGCGCCGGAGCTGCCGTGACCGGCGATCTGCCGTCCAACTGCATCGCGGTCGGCGTCCCAGCCCGCCTTCTCGAAGTTGTCGGGTGA
- a CDS encoding sugar transferase produces MTSRRQHPRFYTKYGKRLFDLTVGAIGLLALLPLLVFLGLLAFLLQGSPVLFRQVRPGRNELLFTLVKFRTMKPAADGVPDALRLAPFGKLLRRTSLDELPSLWNVVRGDMSLVGPRPLLEEYLPRYAPEHRRRHDVRPGLTGWAQVRGRNALTWTEKFAYDVWYVDHYTFALDLKIVAMTLFQVIRGRGISAPEHATMPKFEGYEDE; encoded by the coding sequence ATGACCTCCAGAAGGCAACACCCCCGGTTTTACACCAAGTACGGAAAGCGCCTTTTCGATCTCACCGTCGGAGCGATCGGTCTGCTAGCGCTGCTTCCACTGCTCGTGTTTCTCGGACTCCTGGCTTTCCTCCTCCAGGGCTCCCCCGTTTTGTTTCGCCAGGTGAGACCGGGGAGGAATGAGCTCCTCTTTACGCTGGTCAAGTTCCGGACCATGAAGCCAGCGGCCGACGGCGTTCCGGACGCACTTCGCCTCGCCCCGTTCGGCAAGCTCCTGCGCCGGACCAGCCTGGACGAGCTGCCGAGCCTCTGGAACGTTGTGCGCGGAGACATGAGCCTGGTGGGGCCAAGACCGCTTCTCGAGGAATACCTGCCGAGATACGCGCCTGAGCACCGCCGCCGGCACGACGTTCGACCGGGGCTGACCGGCTGGGCTCAGGTTCGCGGCCGCAACGCCCTGACCTGGACCGAGAAATTCGCCTATGACGTTTGGTATGTTGATCACTACACGTTCGCCCTGGATCTCAAGATTGTCGCGATGACCCTGTTTCAGGTGATCCGCGGCCGAGGGATCAGCGCACCCGAGCACGCAACGATGCCGAAATTCGAAGGATACGAAGATGAGTGA
- a CDS encoding glycosyltransferase family 4 protein, with amino-acid sequence MTTPEHIPEAKASLVFVVTDSITARYLLRGQLAFLARNGFAVSLITSPGRHLDEVRAHEGARCYEVRMEREIRPLRDLLSLFALLRLLRRLRPDIVSASTPKAGLLGMLASALAGVPHRIRTIRGLRLETTSGWKRALLSFAERMSSFCAHRIVCVSSSLRSEIHRRGLASPEKTVVLGAGSSNGVDTSRFHPAVDGDGKRLRRSLDLALDAPVIGFVGRLVRDKGIDDLVQACETVVLTRFPKARLLVLGDFEAGDPVSEATMTFLNERTEAVTPGFVEDPAPWYRAMTVVAFPSYREGFPNVPLEAAASGVPTVGYSVTGTMDAVLPEETGQLVPKGDWRALGAALCRYLEDSDLRHRHGASALERARTIYSRDVVWERWRLFYSSLSSHPRKDRCLTA; translated from the coding sequence ATGACCACGCCTGAGCACATACCGGAAGCGAAAGCCAGCCTGGTCTTCGTCGTCACCGATTCCATCACCGCCCGCTACCTGCTCAGGGGCCAACTGGCGTTCCTCGCTCGAAACGGCTTCGCGGTCAGCCTGATCACCTCTCCCGGTCGGCATTTGGACGAGGTCCGAGCCCATGAGGGCGCCCGCTGCTATGAGGTCAGGATGGAACGGGAGATTCGCCCACTGAGAGACCTACTGAGCCTGTTTGCGCTTCTCCGGCTACTGCGCCGACTGCGGCCGGACATCGTGAGCGCGAGCACTCCGAAGGCGGGGCTACTCGGCATGCTCGCGAGCGCTCTTGCGGGAGTGCCTCACCGCATACGTACGATCCGCGGGCTTCGTCTCGAAACCACCAGCGGCTGGAAACGGGCTCTATTGTCGTTCGCCGAGCGCATGTCCTCCTTCTGCGCTCACCGGATCGTCTGTGTCAGCAGCAGCTTGCGCAGCGAGATCCACCGGCGAGGGCTGGCCTCTCCCGAAAAGACCGTCGTTCTCGGCGCCGGCTCTTCGAACGGTGTCGACACTTCGCGCTTCCACCCGGCCGTCGACGGCGACGGCAAGAGACTTCGCCGGTCTCTGGACCTCGCTCTCGATGCGCCGGTGATCGGTTTCGTCGGCCGGCTGGTGCGGGACAAGGGCATCGACGACCTCGTCCAGGCTTGCGAGACAGTGGTGCTGACACGATTCCCAAAAGCTCGACTGCTGGTGCTCGGGGACTTCGAAGCCGGTGATCCCGTGTCCGAGGCGACCATGACTTTCCTCAACGAAAGGACGGAGGCCGTTACACCGGGTTTCGTGGAGGACCCGGCACCCTGGTATCGGGCAATGACCGTCGTCGCGTTTCCCTCGTATCGCGAAGGTTTCCCCAACGTGCCCTTGGAGGCGGCGGCCTCGGGGGTGCCGACCGTGGGCTACTCGGTGACCGGCACCATGGACGCAGTCCTACCCGAAGAGACCGGGCAGCTGGTCCCCAAAGGCGACTGGCGGGCTCTCGGAGCGGCGCTTTGCCGCTACCTCGAAGACAGCGACCTCCGCCATCGACACGGAGCCTCCGCATTGGAGAGAGCACGCACCATATATTCGCGGGACGTGGTTTGGGAGCGCTGGCGCCTCTTCTACTCGAGTCTGTCGAGCCACCCCAGGAAGGATCGATGCCTGACCGCATGA
- a CDS encoding glycosyltransferase, whose product MPKPETRPLSLVVVRPTLGLGGADRVTITLLQFLDRAKVTPSLVLIRREGPYLEDVPEDVPLHELKAASLWTAWWPLTRYLKSTSTDILLSTCSGTNVAACIAHILSGRRGRLILSERNVLLRDQPFAKKWLMLLAKQLLYPTANAITAVSRGVANDLIDRLFLDPDRIRVVYNPIVGPELERLAAKDLEEPPYDDDAPVILAAGRLVPAKGFDVLLRAFAKLDPEHEARLVILGEGPLRGNLLSQAADLGICERLFLPGFVKNPLRHMSRATIFVLSSRYEGLPGVLIQAMACGLPVISTDCPAGPDEIITPGRDGLLVSVDSAEEIADELSGLLRDEDLRTRLGNAARERARSFATEPVVNDYLRVLIGEPTEPADER is encoded by the coding sequence ATGCCGAAGCCCGAGACACGGCCGCTCTCGCTTGTTGTGGTCCGCCCCACTCTGGGCCTCGGCGGCGCGGACCGAGTCACAATCACCCTTCTGCAGTTCCTGGATCGGGCCAAGGTGACTCCATCCCTGGTGCTCATCCGCCGCGAAGGACCCTATCTCGAAGACGTGCCCGAGGACGTGCCCCTCCACGAGCTGAAGGCCGCCAGCCTGTGGACGGCCTGGTGGCCGCTGACTCGCTATCTCAAGAGCACCTCAACGGACATCTTGCTCTCCACCTGCAGCGGCACCAATGTGGCCGCGTGCATCGCACACATACTCTCGGGCCGCCGGGGCCGTCTGATTCTCTCCGAACGCAATGTGCTGCTGCGCGACCAGCCCTTCGCCAAGAAATGGCTGATGCTCCTGGCCAAGCAGCTGCTCTACCCCACTGCCAACGCCATCACCGCGGTCTCACGAGGGGTCGCGAACGACCTGATCGATAGACTGTTTCTGGACCCCGATCGGATCCGGGTCGTCTACAACCCGATCGTCGGGCCCGAGCTCGAGCGGCTTGCCGCCAAGGACCTGGAGGAGCCTCCATACGACGATGACGCTCCGGTCATCCTGGCCGCGGGGCGGCTGGTCCCGGCCAAGGGCTTCGACGTCCTGCTCCGGGCCTTCGCCAAGCTCGACCCCGAGCACGAGGCCCGGCTCGTCATCCTCGGCGAGGGCCCCCTTCGGGGAAACCTCCTGTCACAAGCCGCCGACCTTGGTATCTGCGAGCGGCTGTTTCTCCCTGGTTTCGTCAAGAACCCGCTTCGTCACATGTCTCGCGCGACCATCTTCGTGCTGTCCTCGAGATATGAGGGCCTTCCGGGAGTCCTGATCCAAGCCATGGCCTGCGGCTTGCCGGTGATTTCCACCGATTGCCCGGCCGGGCCCGACGAGATCATCACTCCGGGCCGAGACGGCTTGCTGGTTTCGGTCGACTCCGCCGAGGAAATAGCCGACGAGCTGTCCGGGCTTCTTCGGGATGAAGACCTTCGCACGAGACTCGGGAACGCAGCCCGCGAACGGGCTCGAAGCTTCGCCACCGAGCCAGTGGTGAACGACTACCTCCGGGTTCTGATCGGTGAACCAACCGAACCAGCTGACGAGCGATGA